TAAAATAATGATCGGGATGGGCTTTAAATTTGCTCTCACAGCTGGCGGAGCAGAAATAAAGCTGATGGTCCTGGTATCGAATGCTGCTGTGCGCCTTGTCAGGCAGGATGACCATCCCGCACACGGGATCTCTCACCTTATGCAATGCGTGACTCTCGTCCGGGGATGATGTCTGCTCAGAAGCAGTCTGGTTGTTATGTTCCACTGCATTGTCATTTTTCACAGTAACTCTCCTTATGCATATCTGAAGCATTTTCTGTCTTCAGGATATGTCATGGATGCGATTACCACGAATGCCGCCGGCATAAGAGTGCCTGCTGCCGGCGTCCCGTTATCAGCCGTTCCGCTGACTATTCGATTCGCTGGAAGACTTTTTTACTGCCCTCCGGTGAGAATGCGATAACATCGTAAGCCTCTTTTCGGGCCCCCATCTCCATTCCCGGACTTCCTGCTGGCATACCGGGGGTGGCGAGACCGTATATACCCGAACCAGACTGCATGGCCTTATGTATCGTTGCCGCAGGCACATGGCCTTCAATGATCAAATTACCTACAACCGCGGTATGACAACTTCGTAGTCCAGCAGGAACAGCATGCTTTTCTTTCAGGGCTGACAGCGCCTGATCATTCATGACGTGAGTTCGCACTTCGAACCCGTCTTTTTCCATCGCCTTGCCCCACAGGGAACAACAGCCACAGTTTTCAGATTTGTACATATCAATGACTTTTTCACTCGCCATTGCAGGCAGTGACAGGCCGAGAGCCAGGGCCATTAGAACCACTTTTTTCATACTCACCTCTGTATATTATCGATATAAACCCTGACGTCAGGGTGAATCAGTGCAGAAGGACGCCCACTGGGGGCGCCCTTTCAGGGTTATGACACGCTTTTTTTATGTCTGCGCAGCCAGATTAATTTGTAGGCGGCAGGAATAATGAACAGGGACAGCAGCGGAGCCGTGATCATCCCGCCAATCATTGGCGCAGCAATACGGCTCATGACTTCTGAACCTGCGCCGGTTCCCCAGAGTATTGGCAGCAGACCCGCAATGATCACCGCCACGGTCATGGCTTTCGGCCGGACACGCAGTACGGCACCATGATAGAGGGCTTCATCAAGACCTTCCGGTGTGAACGTCTCTTTACGGGACAATTCCGGGTGCGCTTCAATGGCATGACGCAGATACATCAGCATGACCACGCCAAACTCTGCTGCCACCCCGGCCAGGGCGATAAACCCGGTTCCGGTCGCCACTGACATATGGAAGCCCTGCCAGTACAGGAACCATATTCCGCCAACCAGGGCGAACGGCAGGCTCATCAGGATCAGCAGGGCTTCGTCAACCCGGCGGAATGCCAGATACAACAGGATGAAAATGATCATCACCGTCATCGGCACCATCAGCTTCAGTTTCTTGTTGGCATGCTCAAGCAGTTCAAACTGTCCGGAGAATGCCACACTGGTTCCCGGTCTCAGTTTCACTTTCTCGCTGATGGCCGTCTTAATGTCGTTAACCACCGACACCATGTCCCTGCCGCGGGCATCAACATAAATCCAGCTGGCTGGCCGGGCATTTTCGGTTTTCAGCATGGTTGGTCCAGAAACGACGTTAATATCCGCGACATCGCCCAGCGTGATCTGCTGCTTCATCGGGGTCAGGATCGGCATCTGTTTCAGCGCCTGCGGACTGTTCCGGTAATCCTGCGGGTAGCGAATGTTAATAGGGTACCGGGCCACCCCTTCAACCGTCTCACCCACCATAGCACCTCCGATTGCTGAAGAGACGAACAGCTGGACATCACCTACCGTCATCCCGTAGCGGGAGGCTTTCTCCCGGTTGATATCGATATCGATGTAGCGCCCGCCCTCAAGTCGCTCAGCCAGGACAGACACCACGCCAGGCACGGTTTTGGCTACCGCCTCGATACTCTGCGCCGTCGCGTCGATATCGGACAGAACAGTCCCGGACACTTTGATACCTATCGGGCTTTTGATCCCGGTTGAGAGCATATCAATACGGTTACGGATAGGCGGCACCCAGAGGTTTGCCAGACCCGGTAAACGGACTGTCCTGTCGAGTTCATCAATAATCTTGTCAATTGTCATGCCGGGACGCCACTGATCCTCAGGTTTGAGCTGGATCGTGGTTTCCACCATTTCGAGCGGCGCGGAATCCGTTGCGGTCTCTGCTTTACCGGTCTTGCCAAATACAGAAGCCACTTCAGGAACGCTTTTGATTAACTTGTCTGTTGTCTGCAGGAGCGCTGCAGCTTCTGCCGGAGAGACGCCAGGCAAGGTCGACGGCATATACAGCAGATCGCCCTCGTTAATCTTCGGCAGAAATTCACCGCCCACCTGACTCAGTGGCCAGATAACCGTGAAAATGGACAAGGCCGCAACCAGCAGGGTTGTTTTTGGCCAGTGGAGGACCCGCAGCAGCAAAGGATGATACGCTTTGATCAGCACCCGGTTCAGGGGGTTACTTGTCTCGGCAGGAATTTTTCCCCGGATCCAGAATCCCATCAGAATAGGAATGACGATGATGGCCAGTGCGGCCGCTCCCGCCATGGAGTACGTTTTCGTGAATGCCAGCGGGCCAAACAGACGACCTTCCTGCCCTTCCAGGGTAAAGATAGGAATAAAGGACAGGGTGATGATCAGCAGGCTAATGAACAACGCGGGTCCCACTTCCACGGAGGCGTCGGTAATCACCTTCCAGCGGGTGGCGTTGTCAATCTGCTCACCCGGATGCTGATGATCCCACTCCTCAAGCCGTTTGTGCGCATTTTCAATCATCACAATGGCGGCATCCACCATCGCACCGACGGCAATCGCTATCCCTCCCAGCGACATGATATTGGCGTTCAGTCCCTGGAAGTGCATGACGATAAAGGCGATACACAGGCCAAGCGGCAGAGAGATAATCGCCACCAGGGCAGAACGTACGTGCCACAGGAACAGAGCACAGACGATGGCCACCACGATAAACTCTTCCAGAAGTTTGGAACTGAGGTTATCAATCGCCCGGTCGATTAACTGGCTGCGATCGTAGGTGGTCACGATTTCAACGCCTTCCGGCAGGCTGGCCTTCAGCGTCTCCAGTTTATCCCTCACTGCCGTGATAACGTCGCGCGCATTTTTACCCGACCGCAGGATCACCACGCCGCCAGCGACTTCTCCCTGGCCGTTCAGCTCGGCAATACCACGCCTCATTTCGGGCCCGGTCTGCACGCGGGCAACATCCCGCAGATAAACCGGCACGCCGTTCTCACCTGTTTTCAGGACGATGTTATTAAAATCATCAATGCTCTGAAGATAACCGCTGGCACGGACCATATACTCCGCTTCGGCCATTTCAACGGATGAGCCACCGGCCTCCTGGTTAGACGATTCAAGTGCCTGTTTCACTTCGGGCAGGCTGATACCGTACTGGGACAGTTTTACCGGATTGACCTGAATCTGGTACTGTTTCACCACGCCGCCAACCGAAGCGACCTCAGCCACGTTCGGGATGGTTTTCAGCTCAAATTTCAGGAACCAGTCCTGCAGAGAGCGCAGTTCTGAAAGGTCGTGTTTTCCGTTGCGATCGACCAGGGCATATTCAAAAATCCAGCCCACACCCGTGGCATCAGGACCGATTTCAGAACTCACACCGGCAGGCAGTTTTCCCTGAACCTGATTCAGATATTCCAGCACGCGGGAACGGGCCCAGTACAGATCGGTGCCGTCTTCAAAAATGACATACACATACGAATCCCCGAACTGTGAAAAACCACGCACGGTTTTTGCGCCAGGTACGGACAGCATGGTGGTGGTAAGTGGATAGGTGACCTGGTTTTCTACAATCTGCGGGGCCTGGCCGGGATAGCTGGTTTTGATAATGACCTGCACATCTGACAGGTCAGGCAAGGCATCGACCGGCGTGTTAATAATCGTCCATGTACCCCAGATGCTGAGAAACAGGGCCCCCATCATGACCAGGAAACGGTTGGCGACAGAGCGCCGGATAATCCATTCAATCATCGTCGTCTCCTCAGTGCCCTGAATGCATATTTACAGGCTGGTCAGACATTGCTGGCATACTGCTTTCTGTTTTTTCAGGGTGGCGCATACGTTCCAGCGCGCCCGTAATATTGGCTTCGGAGTCAATGAGGAACAGGCCACTGACCACCACGGTATCGCCTTCATTCAGGCCGGAACCGATGCCGGACTGTTGCTGTGATTCATGCAGAACGTGGATCTGTTTCGGCACAAACTTGCCTTCATCATCAACAGTAATCACGCGCTGTTCTTTGCCGGTATCGATAACGGCCTGGCTTGGTATCAGCAGCATCTCCTGGCTCTTGGTATTCAGTTTCAGATAGGCATTCATGCCCGGCTTGAGAAACTCATCCTTATTAGAAACCTGGAGACGGACCTGAAGCGTACGGGTTGTCTGATCCACGCTGGGAAGAATGTTCCATTTTTCGACATGGAATGTTTTATCCGGATAAGCCGGTACCGAAATTTCAAACTGCGACGTATCTTTCAGCAGATATGCGATAGATTCTGGCACTGCAGCGCTGATCCAGACCGGGTCCATCCCCTGAATCTGAGCCACTACTTTATCTTTCGAAATATTCATTCCGGTGCGCAGGTCAAACGCAGTAATGACACCATCAATAGGTGCTTTAATGGTAAAACGGGTCTGGATTGTGCGGGTTGAACGCAGCCTTTGAATATCCTCTTCCGGCATACCAGCCAGACGAAGTCGCTCCAGAACCCCTTTTATCTGGGTTGACGTACCGCCTGTACCGGATAACAGCAGGAACTCACTTTGTGCCTCAACCCATTCAGGAATGGTGATATCGATAAGCGGAGTGCCTTTCTTCACATGATCGCCAATCGTCAGGGGATACACTTTTTCGACGAAACCGTCAGAGCGCGCCTGCACAATGACAAACTGATACTCGTTGTAACTGACATTAGCCGGGATTGTCTGAGAATAATTCAGCATTCCTCGCGTGACTTTTTGCGTTTTTAATCCCAGATTCTGAACCTGCGTTGGATCGATACGGATCCCGCCACTGCTTTTATCGCCGCTTTCATCAGCATATTTTGGCACCAGGTCCATATCCATAAAGGGAGATTTTCCGGGTTTATCAAATTTGGTATCCGGTTTCATCGGGTCATACCAGAAAAGTACCTTTCGCTCCGGTGCCTTTTGTTCGGTTTGTACTGTTTTTTGTGATGAGTTTACATACTGCCAGGCAGTAACCGATATCAGCCCTCCTGCTATGAGGCTGCTGATAATTATTGCAGCATATTTTATCTTTAAAGAAGCCATACAATTTCTCGCTGAAAAATCAAAACACCTGGCATATGCGCCCGATCATTCATTCACAGTAATCCCATAATGAATGTTCAGGCGCACTGGATGTATTCGCTCCGGAGTGTCAATCAGGATTGCGTAACGTTAATGCTTTTGAGTAAGGAGATATTGCCCTGCTGAATAAACGAGAAATCGACATGGTTGCCGGTTTTCAGGGCATTGATAGCGTCGTCTGCATTAACAAAAGTGAAGCGCATGGTCATTGCAGGCCAGCCCACCGCCGGGATTGCTTCGTGCGAAATGGTGATCTTTTTACTATTCATATCAATTTCTTTAACGATACCGGTGCCCTTGATAACCTGCTGTACCGAAGCATCACTGGCAGCATTCATATCGCCATGCTGATGTGTTTCAGCATGAAGACCGGCAGAAAACATGACAGAGAAGGCACCAAATAAAACGGCTTTAAGTGAATTACGCATTTTTAATTTCCTGATTAATTAAATAAATTTACTCTACCCAACCGCCACCCAGCGCGGTAAACAGATTAATTTCGTTAACCTGTCGGGAATAGGTAAGATCGAGAATGGTTTGCTGCGTAGCGAAGAGGGAACGTTCTGCATCCAGCACTTCGATGTAACTGACAGCACCACTTGCATAT
This sequence is a window from Enterobacter sp. RHBSTW-00994. Protein-coding genes within it:
- a CDS encoding DUF411 domain-containing protein → MKKVVLMALALGLSLPAMASEKVIDMYKSENCGCCSLWGKAMEKDGFEVRTHVMNDQALSALKEKHAVPAGLRSCHTAVVGNLIIEGHVPAATIHKAMQSGSGIYGLATPGMPAGSPGMEMGARKEAYDVIAFSPEGSKKVFQRIE
- the silA gene encoding Cu(+)/Ag(+) efflux RND transporter permease subunit SilA translates to MIEWIIRRSVANRFLVMMGALFLSIWGTWTIINTPVDALPDLSDVQVIIKTSYPGQAPQIVENQVTYPLTTTMLSVPGAKTVRGFSQFGDSYVYVIFEDGTDLYWARSRVLEYLNQVQGKLPAGVSSEIGPDATGVGWIFEYALVDRNGKHDLSELRSLQDWFLKFELKTIPNVAEVASVGGVVKQYQIQVNPVKLSQYGISLPEVKQALESSNQEAGGSSVEMAEAEYMVRASGYLQSIDDFNNIVLKTGENGVPVYLRDVARVQTGPEMRRGIAELNGQGEVAGGVVILRSGKNARDVITAVRDKLETLKASLPEGVEIVTTYDRSQLIDRAIDNLSSKLLEEFIVVAIVCALFLWHVRSALVAIISLPLGLCIAFIVMHFQGLNANIMSLGGIAIAVGAMVDAAIVMIENAHKRLEEWDHQHPGEQIDNATRWKVITDASVEVGPALFISLLIITLSFIPIFTLEGQEGRLFGPLAFTKTYSMAGAAALAIIVIPILMGFWIRGKIPAETSNPLNRVLIKAYHPLLLRVLHWPKTTLLVAALSIFTVIWPLSQVGGEFLPKINEGDLLYMPSTLPGVSPAEAAALLQTTDKLIKSVPEVASVFGKTGKAETATDSAPLEMVETTIQLKPEDQWRPGMTIDKIIDELDRTVRLPGLANLWVPPIRNRIDMLSTGIKSPIGIKVSGTVLSDIDATAQSIEAVAKTVPGVVSVLAERLEGGRYIDIDINREKASRYGMTVGDVQLFVSSAIGGAMVGETVEGVARYPINIRYPQDYRNSPQALKQMPILTPMKQQITLGDVADINVVSGPTMLKTENARPASWIYVDARGRDMVSVVNDIKTAISEKVKLRPGTSVAFSGQFELLEHANKKLKLMVPMTVMIIFILLYLAFRRVDEALLILMSLPFALVGGIWFLYWQGFHMSVATGTGFIALAGVAAEFGVVMLMYLRHAIEAHPELSRKETFTPEGLDEALYHGAVLRVRPKAMTVAVIIAGLLPILWGTGAGSEVMSRIAAPMIGGMITAPLLSLFIIPAAYKLIWLRRHKKSVS
- the silB gene encoding Cu(+)/Ag(+) efflux RND transporter periplasmic adaptor subunit SilB translates to MASLKIKYAAIIISSLIAGGLISVTAWQYVNSSQKTVQTEQKAPERKVLFWYDPMKPDTKFDKPGKSPFMDMDLVPKYADESGDKSSGGIRIDPTQVQNLGLKTQKVTRGMLNYSQTIPANVSYNEYQFVIVQARSDGFVEKVYPLTIGDHVKKGTPLIDITIPEWVEAQSEFLLLSGTGGTSTQIKGVLERLRLAGMPEEDIQRLRSTRTIQTRFTIKAPIDGVITAFDLRTGMNISKDKVVAQIQGMDPVWISAAVPESIAYLLKDTSQFEISVPAYPDKTFHVEKWNILPSVDQTTRTLQVRLQVSNKDEFLKPGMNAYLKLNTKSQEMLLIPSQAVIDTGKEQRVITVDDEGKFVPKQIHVLHESQQQSGIGSGLNEGDTVVVSGLFLIDSEANITGALERMRHPEKTESSMPAMSDQPVNMHSGH
- the cusF gene encoding cation efflux system protein CusF, whose product is MRNSLKAVLFGAFSVMFSAGLHAETHQHGDMNAASDASVQQVIKGTGIVKEIDMNSKKITISHEAIPAVGWPAMTMRFTFVNADDAINALKTGNHVDFSFIQQGNISLLKSINVTQS